In Gigantopelta aegis isolate Gae_Host chromosome 14, Gae_host_genome, whole genome shotgun sequence, the following proteins share a genomic window:
- the LOC121388931 gene encoding putative nuclease HARBI1 isoform X1: MAAGRLPRYFNERKPVLNLYNDFELVERYRFDRNSIEYITDLLAKDICPLTHRSQSVDAVTKVLVTLRYLATGKFQLCSGDDHGVSQPTVSRIVQQTLDSLTSNEIIKRFIKFPTDPNEIRRHQQRFYNVANFPGVVGIIDGTHIQIQAPTVNENEFVNRHRYHSINTQIVVDSDDRIIDVVARWPGSTHDSRILTNSGLHQLFEHHRVPVSCHLLGDSAYPCRRWILTPFLRPLPGPQTNYNRSHKKIRSCVERVIGQMKRRFHVLHGEIRLRPEKACKVTIACAVLHNICKERDLPLADDGHIQGEVPGDDGVVVNPLAAGAQYRQLFAINHFSCKHSLFM; encoded by the exons ATGGCTGCTGGGCGTTTGCCAAGATATTTTAATGAAAGGAAGCCAGTTTTGAATCTTTATAACGATTTTGAACTTGTGGAGAGGTATAGGTTTGATAGAAATAGTATAGAATATATCACTGACCTTTTGGCTAAGGATATTTGTCCACTGACTCATAGGAGTCAGTCAGTTGACGCCGTAACCAAAGTTCTTGTTACTTTACGATACCTGGCTACGGGGAAATTTCAATTATGTAGTGGCGATGACCATGGGGTGAGTCAGCCCACTGTATCTAGAATTGTGCAACAAACACTCGATAGTTTGACAtcgaatgaaataattaaaaggttCATAAAGTTTCCAACTGATCCAAACGAAATTCGCCGTCACCAACAGCGCTTTTATAATGTTGCGAACTTTCCCGGTGTTGTTGGCATCATTGACGGAACCCACATCCAAATTCAGGCTCCAACAGTTAATGAAAACGAATTTGTAAATAGGCATCGATATCACAGTATTAACACCCAAATAGTGGTTGATAGTGATGACCGAATAATAGACGTTGTAGCGCGATGGCCAGGGTCAACGCATGATTCGAGGATACTGACAAACAGCGGGCTGCACCAACTATTTGAACATCATCGTGTACCAGTGAGCTGTCATTTGCTTGGCGACAGCGCCTATCCTTGTAGAAGATGGATTCTAACACCATTTCTTCGTCCACTTCCTGGTCCACAGACGAATTACAATCG ATCACATAAGAAGATCAGGAGCTGCGTCGAAAGAGTCATTGGTCAGATGAAGAGACGATTTCATGTGTTACATGGGGAAATAAGACTCCGACCTGAAAAGGCTTGCAAG gtTACAATTGCCTGTGCTGTTCTGCACAATATATGCAAGGAGAGAGATTTGCCCCTGGCAGATGATGGACATATACAGGGAGAGGTACCAGGAGATGATGGAGTTGTGGTGAACCCTCTTGCTGCAGGGGCCCAATACAGACAGCTGTTTGCCATTAATCATTTTTCATGTAAGCATTCACTTTTCATGTAA
- the LOC121388931 gene encoding putative nuclease HARBI1 isoform X2 → MAAGRLPRYFNERKPVLNLYNDFELVERYRFDRNSIEYITDLLAKDICPLTHRSQSVDAVTKVLVTLRYLATGKFQLCSGDDHGVSQPTVSRIVQQTLDSLTSNEIIKRFIKFPTDPNEIRRHQQRFYNVANFPGVVGIIDGTHIQIQAPTVNENEFVNRHRYHSINTQIVVDSDDRIIDVVARWPGSTHDSRILTNSGLHQLFEHHRVPVSCHLLGDSAYPCRRWILTPFLRPLPGPQTNYNRSHKKIRSCVERVIGQMKRRFHVLHGEIRLRPEKACKVTIACAVLHNICKERDLPLADDGHIQGEVPGDDGVVVNPLAAGAQYRQLFAINHFS, encoded by the exons ATGGCTGCTGGGCGTTTGCCAAGATATTTTAATGAAAGGAAGCCAGTTTTGAATCTTTATAACGATTTTGAACTTGTGGAGAGGTATAGGTTTGATAGAAATAGTATAGAATATATCACTGACCTTTTGGCTAAGGATATTTGTCCACTGACTCATAGGAGTCAGTCAGTTGACGCCGTAACCAAAGTTCTTGTTACTTTACGATACCTGGCTACGGGGAAATTTCAATTATGTAGTGGCGATGACCATGGGGTGAGTCAGCCCACTGTATCTAGAATTGTGCAACAAACACTCGATAGTTTGACAtcgaatgaaataattaaaaggttCATAAAGTTTCCAACTGATCCAAACGAAATTCGCCGTCACCAACAGCGCTTTTATAATGTTGCGAACTTTCCCGGTGTTGTTGGCATCATTGACGGAACCCACATCCAAATTCAGGCTCCAACAGTTAATGAAAACGAATTTGTAAATAGGCATCGATATCACAGTATTAACACCCAAATAGTGGTTGATAGTGATGACCGAATAATAGACGTTGTAGCGCGATGGCCAGGGTCAACGCATGATTCGAGGATACTGACAAACAGCGGGCTGCACCAACTATTTGAACATCATCGTGTACCAGTGAGCTGTCATTTGCTTGGCGACAGCGCCTATCCTTGTAGAAGATGGATTCTAACACCATTTCTTCGTCCACTTCCTGGTCCACAGACGAATTACAATCG ATCACATAAGAAGATCAGGAGCTGCGTCGAAAGAGTCATTGGTCAGATGAAGAGACGATTTCATGTGTTACATGGGGAAATAAGACTCCGACCTGAAAAGGCTTGCAAG gtTACAATTGCCTGTGCTGTTCTGCACAATATATGCAAGGAGAGAGATTTGCCCCTGGCAGATGATGGACATATACAGGGAGAGGTACCAGGAGATGATGGAGTTGTGGTGAACCCTCTTGCTGCAGGGGCCCAATACAGACAGCTGTTTGCCATTAATCATTTTTCAT ga